The following are encoded together in the Thalassomonas haliotis genome:
- a CDS encoding substrate-binding periplasmic protein, producing the protein MKKAYFLVACLLVSLTGQGQTPTQIKLVSGDYPPFTGQSLPGGGLVTRLVEATFAQAFDGAQIQVAFEPWARGLANTENQKYQATFPYFRNEQRASAFYFSQPVIFIENVFYYHRSENAENFDKKTICLPLGYAKGSLGELIAAHDMTLIRPASMLQCFKMLAKKRVDFLACSKRVGHFFTASYPQFQGLAFRPSGSAVAPVPLYAIFPKKNGLAIVTRFNVALQQLKRSGGYQKIIDSSFVKENL; encoded by the coding sequence GTGAAAAAAGCCTATTTCTTAGTTGCCTGTTTACTGGTTTCATTGACGGGCCAGGGTCAAACGCCAACACAAATTAAGCTGGTGTCCGGCGACTATCCGCCTTTTACCGGGCAATCCCTGCCCGGCGGCGGGCTGGTCACCCGCCTGGTTGAGGCAACCTTTGCCCAAGCTTTTGACGGGGCACAAATCCAGGTTGCTTTTGAGCCCTGGGCAAGAGGTCTTGCCAATACCGAGAATCAGAAATATCAGGCGACCTTTCCTTATTTTCGTAATGAACAGCGGGCCAGCGCCTTTTATTTCAGCCAGCCGGTTATTTTTATTGAGAATGTGTTTTATTACCATAGATCGGAAAATGCTGAAAACTTTGATAAAAAAACGATCTGTCTGCCTTTAGGATATGCAAAAGGCAGTTTGGGCGAGCTGATTGCAGCGCATGATATGACGCTGATCAGACCGGCTTCTATGCTGCAGTGTTTTAAAATGCTGGCTAAAAAAAGGGTGGACTTTCTTGCGTGCAGTAAGCGGGTGGGACATTTTTTTACCGCCAGCTATCCGCAGTTCCAAGGGCTGGCATTCAGGCCGTCGGGGTCGGCTGTGGCGCCTGTGCCTTTGTATGCTATTTTTCCTAAAAAAAACGGTCTTGCCATAGTGACCCGGTTTAATGTGGCATTACAGCAACTCAAACGCAGCGGCGGCTATCAGAAAATTATTGATAGCTCCTTTGTCAAAGAAAATCTTTAA
- a CDS encoding methyl-accepting chemotaxis protein, protein MKIRAKLSLLFGTITASFVILSCIAVGFIAYELGRNVIQKQAEKHLTSVRGLKKDQIERYFSIIRRQVQTFANDRMIMSAMRDFKRAYNSYPLPFNRTEQPSELKNYYQNEFGRHFDTINDGENIDTRELLANLPPRAIALQQQYIALNSNPLGEKDKLLDAGDGSLYSSMHKTFHPHIRDFLQKFAYYDIFLVDDKTGNIVYSVFKELDFATSLLNGPYANSGIGKAFRAANKVNEPGHVVTSTFQPYLPSYYGPAAFIASPIYSDNEKLGILIFQAPIDEINAIMTFNNNWQDFGLGTSGESYLVDQDYYMQSASRFLIDDKAGYLAALRNAGVSRDKISKIEVKGTSIGLQKVDSQGVKAALSGESGFAIFPDYRNVEVLSAYAPLEIEGIKLAILSEIDADEAFAPQTVLANTITNWSIGITLVLVLLSSFIGYLVAGQITKPINTVVTSLNEIAEAGGDLTRRINSSQKDETGLLATGFNGFVDKIHSVITDVARNTRQLSDTASSLSEISQEASSGAQDQQSDSDVMATAMTEMSATIKEVSTNTQKALEAAKACETTTDNGKNEVNLTIFQIKALAEQVASVSQALAEVNDQSLKITSLVNVINDMAEQTNLLALNAAIEAARAGEHGRGFTVVAEEVRNLASRVQNSTEDIRDVVGKLNNSIDDANTAMSQGAEQSEASVSQAEKAGLALDEISRSTMNIEDLNAMIAAAMEEQSTATEDILRSITNISVVATQAASGTEKQANMSDDLKKMAELLDDAIAQFTV, encoded by the coding sequence GTGAAAATTCGAGCGAAGCTGTCTTTACTTTTTGGTACCATTACCGCCTCCTTTGTTATCCTTTCTTGTATTGCTGTCGGCTTTATTGCTTATGAGCTGGGCCGAAATGTCATTCAAAAACAAGCAGAAAAGCACCTGACTTCGGTTCGCGGACTTAAAAAAGACCAGATTGAACGCTACTTTTCCATTATCAGACGCCAGGTACAAACCTTTGCCAATGACCGCATGATCATGTCCGCCATGCGCGACTTTAAACGCGCCTATAACAGCTACCCGCTGCCCTTTAACCGCACCGAGCAGCCGAGCGAATTAAAAAACTATTACCAGAACGAATTCGGCAGGCATTTTGATACTATCAACGACGGGGAAAATATCGATACCCGGGAGCTGCTCGCCAACCTGCCGCCCCGGGCCATCGCCCTGCAGCAACAATATATCGCCCTGAACAGCAACCCGCTGGGAGAAAAAGACAAATTACTCGATGCCGGCGACGGCAGCCTCTACAGCAGCATGCACAAAACTTTTCACCCCCATATTCGTGATTTTTTACAAAAATTTGCCTATTACGATATCTTCCTGGTGGATGATAAAACCGGCAATATCGTCTATTCAGTGTTTAAAGAGCTGGACTTTGCCACCTCATTGCTCAACGGTCCTTACGCCAACAGCGGCATAGGCAAAGCCTTTCGCGCCGCCAACAAGGTAAATGAACCCGGTCACGTGGTAACCTCCACCTTTCAGCCGTATCTGCCTTCCTATTACGGACCCGCCGCTTTTATCGCCTCACCAATCTACAGCGACAATGAGAAGCTCGGCATATTGATTTTCCAGGCGCCAATTGACGAAATCAATGCCATTATGACCTTTAACAACAACTGGCAGGATTTTGGCCTGGGCACATCCGGTGAAAGTTATCTAGTCGATCAGGATTATTATATGCAATCCGCCAGCCGCTTCCTGATAGACGATAAGGCCGGTTACCTGGCTGCCTTACGCAATGCCGGGGTGTCCAGGGATAAAATCAGCAAAATTGAGGTTAAAGGCACCAGCATTGGTCTGCAAAAGGTCGACAGTCAGGGAGTTAAGGCAGCCCTGTCGGGAGAAAGCGGTTTTGCCATTTTCCCCGATTACCGCAATGTTGAAGTGCTCTCCGCCTATGCCCCGCTGGAAATCGAAGGCATCAAGCTGGCGATTTTAAGTGAAATAGACGCCGACGAAGCCTTTGCACCGCAAACCGTACTGGCAAATACCATCACAAACTGGTCAATCGGTATAACCCTGGTGCTGGTGCTGCTCTCCAGTTTTATCGGCTACCTGGTGGCGGGACAAATCACCAAACCAATTAATACCGTAGTGACCTCATTAAATGAAATTGCCGAGGCAGGCGGCGATCTCACCCGCAGGATCAACTCCAGCCAAAAAGATGAAACCGGCTTGCTGGCCACAGGATTTAACGGCTTTGTTGATAAGATACATTCAGTGATCACCGACGTTGCCCGCAATACCCGGCAATTATCCGATACCGCCAGCTCATTGTCGGAAATCAGCCAGGAGGCCAGCTCAGGCGCACAAGATCAACAAAGCGACTCTGACGTGATGGCCACGGCCATGACCGAAATGTCCGCCACTATCAAGGAAGTCTCTACCAATACCCAAAAAGCCCTGGAAGCGGCCAAAGCCTGCGAAACCACCACAGATAACGGCAAAAATGAAGTTAACCTCACCATCTTCCAGATAAAAGCCCTTGCCGAACAAGTCGCCTCAGTCTCTCAGGCCTTAGCCGAGGTAAATGACCAGTCACTAAAAATTACCAGCCTGGTCAATGTGATCAATGATATGGCGGAGCAAACCAATTTGCTGGCACTAAATGCCGCAATAGAGGCGGCCCGCGCCGGCGAGCATGGTCGTGGTTTTACCGTAGTAGCAGAAGAAGTCAGAAACCTGGCCTCTCGGGTGCAAAACTCCACCGAGGACATCCGGGATGTGGTCGGCAAATTAAACAACAGCATAGACGATGCCAATACTGCCATGTCACAAGGCGCCGAACAAAGTGAAGCCAGCGTCTCCCAGGCAGAAAAGGCCGGTTTGGCATTAGATGAAATCAGCCGTTCGACGATGAATATTGAAGATCTCAATGCCATGATCGCCGCCGCCATGGAAGAACAAAGCACCGCCACCGAAGATATTTTGCGCTCGATCACCAACATCAGTGTCGTTGCCACCCAGGCCGCCTCCGGCACCGAAAAACAGGCAAATATGAGTGATGATTTGAAAAAAATGGCCGAACTGCTCGATGATGCTATTGCCCAATTCACGGTATAA
- a CDS encoding choice-of-anchor B family protein, with amino-acid sequence MKRKSLVSALLSFSVVFSGLSWGHSAMYKDNYQYDNSNEGLTAAQIRLLKGPGVLSNLCVDGSANGYPCHNIHLQAFMPKADMGGGSNNLNDIWGWTDPVTGKEIAIVGRTQGTAFVDISDPVNPVHIGLLPGHNNSSSSWRDMKVYNDHVYIVSEASNHGLQVFDLTQLRTASPGSTFSESGHMSDFGSAHNIAINEDSGYAYIVGSNQCSGGLFMVNLLNPGSPAYAGCFSADGYTHDTQCVHYQGPDSAYNGREICVAYNEDTITIVDVSDKNNPVQISRSGYSGSRYTHQGWFLNDSQSTLIMNDELDESGTGNNTTSYIWDVSDLDNPSEIGRYLGPTQAIDHNLYTLNNYVIETNYRAGLRILKTDDIANGNLSEAAYFDTIPGSDSAQYSGTWSNYPYFASGNIILSDIGTGLFIVKPDWDAIENDTPPPPPPISYCDAASNNASEEWIAKVMFNGFSHESAGATYSDLTHIIVPLATGVNTVELTPAFSGTSYREYWKVWIDFNGDGTFADSEQVFDSGSASRNQVSGTINIPATTVTDTRMRVVMRYTSAPSACGSFNYGEVEDYTVSFTP; translated from the coding sequence ATGAAAAGAAAATCGCTGGTATCGGCGTTGCTTTCCTTTAGTGTTGTTTTTAGCGGACTCAGCTGGGGTCACAGCGCTATGTATAAAGACAACTACCAATACGATAATAGCAATGAAGGCCTGACTGCCGCACAAATACGCCTGCTAAAAGGCCCGGGGGTGTTAAGCAATTTATGTGTTGACGGCTCGGCCAATGGTTACCCCTGCCATAATATTCATTTGCAGGCTTTTATGCCCAAAGCCGATATGGGGGGAGGCAGTAACAATTTAAATGATATCTGGGGCTGGACAGATCCCGTGACCGGCAAGGAAATAGCCATTGTCGGCCGTACCCAGGGGACCGCCTTTGTCGATATTTCAGATCCGGTGAACCCCGTTCATATCGGCTTACTGCCGGGGCATAATAACAGCAGCTCATCCTGGCGCGATATGAAAGTTTATAATGATCACGTATATATCGTATCTGAAGCCAGTAATCACGGTTTGCAGGTTTTTGATTTAACCCAGTTGCGCACCGCGTCCCCCGGATCGACTTTTTCAGAAAGCGGCCATATGAGTGATTTTGGCTCAGCCCATAATATCGCCATCAATGAAGACAGCGGTTATGCCTATATCGTCGGCAGCAACCAATGCAGCGGCGGTTTATTTATGGTGAATCTGCTAAATCCGGGCTCGCCTGCTTATGCCGGCTGTTTTTCTGCCGACGGTTATACCCATGACACCCAGTGCGTGCATTACCAGGGACCCGATTCGGCGTATAACGGCAGGGAAATTTGCGTCGCCTACAACGAAGATACCATCACTATTGTTGATGTCAGCGATAAAAATAACCCGGTGCAGATCTCCCGCAGCGGCTACAGCGGTTCGCGTTATACCCACCAGGGCTGGTTTTTAAACGACAGCCAGAGCACTTTGATCATGAACGATGAACTCGATGAGTCCGGCACGGGTAATAATACCACCTCCTACATCTGGGATGTTAGCGATCTGGATAATCCCAGTGAAATCGGGCGTTACCTGGGGCCTACGCAAGCGATAGATCATAACCTCTATACCTTAAATAACTATGTTATCGAAACCAACTACCGCGCCGGTTTGCGTATCCTGAAAACCGATGATATTGCCAATGGTAACCTTAGTGAAGCCGCCTATTTCGATACGATTCCCGGCTCTGACAGCGCGCAATATTCGGGTACCTGGAGCAATTATCCGTACTTTGCCAGCGGTAATATTATTTTAAGTGATATCGGCACCGGCTTATTTATCGTCAAACCGGACTGGGATGCGATTGAAAACGATACCCCGCCTCCGCCACCGCCAATCAGCTATTGTGATGCCGCTAGCAATAATGCCTCTGAAGAATGGATTGCCAAAGTGATGTTTAACGGCTTCAGCCATGAATCTGCAGGCGCTACTTACAGTGACTTAACCCATATCATAGTGCCCTTGGCCACAGGCGTTAATACGGTTGAGCTTACCCCGGCATTTAGCGGCACCAGCTACCGTGAATACTGGAAGGTCTGGATAGATTTTAACGGCGACGGTACCTTTGCCGATAGTGAGCAGGTTTTTGACTCCGGCAGTGCCAGCCGAAATCAAGTCAGCGGTACTATCAATATTCCGGCAACAACAGTAACCGATACCCGGATGCGGGTTGTGATGAGGTATACCAGCGCACCGTCTGCTTGCGGCAGCTTCAATTATGGTGAAGTAGAAGACTATACCGTGAGCTTCACTCCTTAA
- a CDS encoding FixH family protein, whose amino-acid sequence MLLSRLLLILLLLTAKAVQAKSPDTAIENPLVAKAVTQLDQARQWQKQANERILHANTIRKQLKQRRARAAKSSRSASALPDNDKNTDKEEFEQEIQELLGQLTQAQQQGAELRRKSQLLKQQAKMDFEQALLHIWPQWLHNREALILEDNLNASLAHNTQIRSVHKNMLAFAGNSSKRVQRPDMSLQVPALGKQNAPADLNTSSFQFSRHEQYFAHIEVHPGGAGKANYSGMAEKEQGAGQTVLSEPASVPLNEIHQWRLMISDVRGNPVKDVDIEVQGHMPGHVHGLPTKPAVVEEIDAGIYLVDGLKFQMKGWWVMKFILRQEGADSSQFADDFFTFNLVL is encoded by the coding sequence TTGCTGCTGTCTAGGCTGTTGCTTATTTTGCTGTTGCTGACGGCTAAAGCTGTACAGGCAAAATCACCGGATACGGCTATTGAAAATCCTTTAGTAGCAAAAGCGGTAACACAACTTGATCAGGCCAGGCAGTGGCAAAAACAGGCAAATGAACGGATCCTGCATGCCAATACGATCCGTAAGCAGCTGAAACAGAGGCGTGCCCGGGCCGCAAAAAGTTCACGCAGCGCAAGCGCTTTGCCGGATAATGATAAAAATACCGACAAAGAAGAGTTTGAACAGGAAATACAGGAGCTGCTCGGCCAGTTAACGCAGGCACAGCAGCAGGGGGCCGAGCTCAGGAGGAAAAGTCAGTTATTAAAACAGCAGGCAAAAATGGATTTTGAGCAGGCCCTGTTGCATATCTGGCCGCAGTGGCTGCATAACCGGGAAGCGTTAATCCTGGAAGATAACTTAAACGCCTCCCTTGCCCATAATACCCAGATAAGAAGTGTCCATAAAAATATGTTGGCCTTTGCCGGCAACTCGTCAAAGCGCGTGCAGCGTCCGGATATGTCATTGCAAGTTCCTGCCTTAGGCAAGCAGAATGCACCGGCAGATCTTAATACTTCCTCCTTCCAGTTTTCCCGCCATGAGCAGTATTTTGCCCATATCGAGGTCCATCCCGGTGGTGCAGGTAAAGCAAACTATAGCGGGATGGCAGAGAAAGAGCAGGGGGCAGGGCAAACGGTATTATCTGAGCCTGCTTCGGTGCCGTTAAATGAAATCCACCAATGGCGCTTGATGATCAGTGATGTTAGGGGCAACCCGGTGAAAGATGTTGACATTGAAGTACAGGGGCATATGCCCGGGCATGTCCATGGTTTACCCACCAAACCCGCCGTGGTTGAAGAAATTGACGCTGGAATTTACCTGGTGGACGGGCTTAAGTTTCAGATGAAAGGCTGGTGGGTGATGAAGTTTATTTTGCGCCAGGAAGGAGCGGATAGTAGCCAATTTGCAGATGATTTTTTTACTTTTAACCTGGTGCTGTGA
- a CDS encoding cytochrome-c peroxidase, with the protein MPASKGQEREPGQNGPLETYHFTGADIEFLAQFSLSRLKPLPAAPGNRVADNIKAAQLGKKLFFDESLSRNNQVSCRSCHQPDLYFTDGKKISQGAGLTFRSSPTLLGAAFSPWQFWDGRKDSLWSQALGPIEDANEFNTSRGEYVVALLKGYLAEYQQVFGPLDENTLADKLAQLALPASPLGDEAQMKRWQALSSKLQTWVNRVFSNAGKAMMAYQRRLQLPRARFDHFIDALVRENRQKSTAYTARSKDGPGNSMPQSLTAAEIRGLRVFMGKGNCASCHNGPLFTNYEFHNIGAPEPLENTVELGRYLGVKLLAQDEFTCLSDFSDADSRACDEMRFLKVSGPELVGALKTPTLRNIAKTAPYMQFGQFANLKEVIAHYNQPSPPVYNRQLHPSRPHFDILPLKLTDQEIAELQAFLHTLTSPLPQEDPWWGLEPQRLTRAH; encoded by the coding sequence ATGCCAGCAAGCAAGGGGCAGGAGCGGGAGCCAGGGCAAAATGGCCCGCTGGAAACTTATCATTTTACCGGGGCGGATATTGAATTTCTGGCGCAATTTTCCCTGAGCCGGCTTAAGCCTTTACCCGCAGCGCCCGGTAACCGGGTGGCGGATAATATTAAGGCGGCACAGTTGGGCAAAAAGTTGTTTTTTGATGAAAGTTTAAGCCGGAATAACCAGGTGTCCTGCCGCAGTTGCCATCAGCCGGATTTATATTTCACCGATGGGAAAAAAATCAGCCAGGGGGCAGGGTTAACCTTTCGCAGTTCGCCGACCTTGCTTGGCGCAGCCTTTAGTCCCTGGCAATTTTGGGATGGCCGTAAAGACAGTTTATGGTCTCAGGCACTGGGACCGATAGAAGATGCTAACGAGTTTAATACCAGCCGGGGGGAATATGTAGTTGCCTTATTAAAGGGATATTTAGCTGAGTACCAGCAGGTCTTTGGCCCCTTAGATGAAAACACACTGGCAGATAAGCTGGCGCAGCTGGCACTGCCGGCATCGCCGCTGGGGGATGAAGCGCAAATGAAACGCTGGCAGGCCTTATCTTCGAAATTGCAAACCTGGGTCAACCGGGTCTTTAGCAATGCCGGCAAGGCAATGATGGCTTATCAGCGCCGCTTACAACTGCCCCGTGCCCGGTTTGATCATTTTATTGATGCCCTGGTACGTGAAAACCGGCAAAAGAGTACAGCCTATACGGCCCGCAGCAAAGATGGCCCCGGCAATAGCATGCCGCAATCACTAACCGCGGCCGAGATCAGGGGGCTGAGGGTATTTATGGGCAAGGGCAATTGCGCCAGTTGTCACAACGGCCCGCTGTTTACAAATTATGAGTTTCATAATATCGGTGCGCCCGAGCCGCTGGAAAATACCGTTGAACTGGGGCGTTACCTGGGGGTGAAGCTGCTGGCGCAGGATGAATTTACCTGCCTGTCCGATTTCAGCGATGCCGACAGCCGGGCCTGCGATGAGATGCGCTTTTTAAAAGTCAGCGGTCCGGAGCTGGTGGGGGCGTTAAAGACGCCAACCTTGCGCAATATCGCTAAAACCGCTCCTTATATGCAATTTGGCCAGTTTGCCAATCTCAAAGAAGTGATAGCACATTATAACCAGCCGTCTCCGCCGGTTTATAACCGCCAGCTGCATCCCAGCCGGCCGCACTTTGATATTTTGCCCCTGAAATTAACCGACCAAGAAATAGCCGAACTGCAGGCATTTCTACACACCCTGACTTCTCCTTTGCCGCAGGAGGATCCCTGGTGGGGGCTTGAGCCGCAACGCTTAACCCGGGCACATTAG
- a CDS encoding MFS transporter has protein sequence MQKPTLSFWQIWNMCFGFFGIQFGFALQNSNVSRIFQTLGADYSSMTILWVAAPLTGLFVQPIIGYMSDRTWGKLGRRRPYFLYGAILASLSLFIMPHSPALWIAAGMLWIMDASINVSMEPFRAFVGDMLPRKQRGMGYAMQSFFIGVASVVASALPWMMTNWFDISNTAQAGVIPDSVRFSFYAGGALFLLAVLWTVFSTKEYSPEELAAFEKAENALNPQDDHQPSRSAKQFFQGGIIWGLTGLVATVLVALNIEQLDKNLMLLTCCLLAFGLFQLIAGLLEKKGNNSNGFSQVMVDLFNMPTTMKKLAAVQFFSWFPFFAWWSSATPAITSFHYGTSDVTSAAFNEGADWVGILMAAYNVSAVFAALTIPVVVRLFNLKTAHMINLFLGGIGFISFVLIKDPNYLIAPMIGVGFAWASILSLPYALLSNAVPAKKMGLFMGIFNFFIVLPQILAASILGFLISKFFAGETIYALVIGGVSMLIAGVLTLRVAEPEQELEQPKKAEAVTSH, from the coding sequence ATGCAAAAACCCACGTTATCCTTTTGGCAAATCTGGAATATGTGCTTCGGTTTTTTTGGCATCCAGTTTGGTTTTGCCCTGCAAAACAGTAATGTCAGCCGAATTTTTCAAACCTTAGGCGCAGACTACTCCAGTATGACCATACTCTGGGTAGCAGCCCCCCTGACCGGACTTTTTGTCCAGCCGATCATCGGTTATATGAGTGACAGGACCTGGGGCAAGCTCGGCCGCCGCCGTCCCTATTTTCTCTACGGCGCGATTTTGGCCAGCTTATCTTTATTTATCATGCCCCATTCCCCCGCGCTTTGGATTGCCGCCGGTATGTTATGGATCATGGATGCCTCGATTAATGTTTCTATGGAGCCGTTTCGGGCTTTTGTCGGCGATATGCTGCCGCGAAAACAAAGGGGTATGGGTTATGCCATGCAAAGCTTTTTTATCGGTGTCGCCTCTGTGGTCGCCTCTGCTTTACCCTGGATGATGACCAACTGGTTTGATATCAGTAATACCGCACAAGCCGGCGTTATCCCGGATTCCGTCAGGTTTTCCTTTTATGCCGGCGGCGCCTTGTTTTTACTCGCCGTGCTCTGGACCGTTTTTTCCACCAAGGAATACTCCCCCGAAGAATTGGCCGCATTTGAAAAAGCGGAAAATGCCTTAAATCCGCAAGATGATCACCAGCCAAGCCGCAGCGCCAAACAGTTTTTCCAGGGGGGGATTATCTGGGGTCTGACGGGCTTAGTCGCCACTGTGCTTGTTGCCTTAAATATCGAGCAGCTGGATAAAAACCTGATGTTGCTCACCTGCTGCCTGTTGGCCTTTGGCCTGTTCCAGCTGATTGCCGGGCTGCTGGAGAAAAAGGGCAATAACAGCAATGGTTTTTCCCAGGTGATGGTGGACCTCTTTAATATGCCAACCACAATGAAAAAACTGGCGGCGGTGCAGTTTTTCTCCTGGTTCCCGTTTTTTGCCTGGTGGTCTTCGGCAACCCCGGCCATTACTTCCTTCCATTACGGCACCAGCGATGTCACCTCAGCCGCCTTTAATGAAGGGGCTGACTGGGTCGGCATTTTAATGGCCGCCTATAATGTTTCGGCAGTGTTTGCCGCGTTAACCATCCCGGTTGTGGTGCGTTTATTTAATTTGAAAACCGCCCATATGATCAATCTTTTCCTTGGCGGCATAGGTTTTATCTCTTTTGTGCTGATTAAAGATCCCAACTACCTGATTGCTCCTATGATAGGGGTAGGTTTTGCCTGGGCATCTATCTTATCTTTACCCTATGCCCTGTTGTCCAATGCCGTACCGGCAAAAAAAATGGGCCTGTTTATGGGGATCTTTAACTTCTTTATCGTCTTGCCGCAGATCCTGGCCGCCAGTATTTTAGGATTCCTGATCAGCAAGTTTTTTGCCGGGGAAACCATTTACGCACTGGTGATAGGCGGTGTCAGCATGTTAATTGCCGGCGTACTGACTTTGCGGGTGGCAGAGCCGGAGCAGGAGCTAGAGCAGCCCAAAAAGGCAGAAGCAGTCACCAGCCACTAA